The DNA segment AGAAGACATAGAGGTTTCCACATCTTGGCTCTAGAATTACGAATTGTAGTCTGTCATGATGCTGTGTAGTGTTGAAACTTTGCTGGGGGTTGTTAGGGCCTCATTCATGGAGTTGTGCAGTGTAAGTTGGAAGCTGGAGAGAACAGAGCTGTGCTACTCTTAATTGTAAAATACAATGAGCTTTCTCTATGCTGTGTTAAAATACTTGCTGGGAGCCAGATTTCATAGTTTTTATGTATGTCTGTAAGTGTGGTGGGtagcttttatattttaatggtAACTgtggtgagagagagagagggaagatcTGGTTATGGCATTAAAAAGATCTTTAATTTTGCTCTGGATGACAACTTTTGCAAATGAGTTGTGAGAGCTGAGATCTCTCTAAGTGGCTAGTTCAGTGAAGGACTCGCGTGTCGGGGGGGGAACCACAAACTTGGAAGGTGTGTGTGGAGACTTGAATGCTGCCGTTCTCCCTTGCTGAGAACGGAGATCTTCTGAGGCTGTAGGTTGGATCaccagaaatgaagaaaagggaTTGAACTCTTTGGTGGGACTTGCGCTCAGGTTCTTGATGCTTGCGCTTTACAATTCCAGTTGCTGTTGCACTAAGTCTATTGGAAAGCTCCAGGGTATACTGCTGCAAAGACCTCTTTTGACTGTCTTTATTCTTGACCATACAATAACAAtattctcttttgctttcacttggtAGGAATAATGTTTCCAACATGTCTGTGCAGTCGCTGCTTTGTGAAAGAATTGCTGTTGCCAAAGAATTGATCAAGAGAGCAGAAGCCCTTTCCAAGTCCCAGAAAAGGAGAATAGAAGGTGGGGCAAAACTATGTGGCAAACTGAAGGCTGAGCTGAACTTCTTACACAAGGTGGAGGCAGGGAAGGTGGCCATAAAAGAATCCCATCTGCAGAGTACAAACCTTACCCATCTCCAAGCCATTATTCAGTCAGCAGAGAACCTGGAGGATGTCGTCAGTGTCCTCCGAGTCTTTGCTTATGAGGACAGGTTTGGAGACAAACAGACGCTGGTGGTAGATGTAGTTGCAAACGGAGGTCACACATGGGTGAAGGCCATCGGTCGGAAGGCTGAGGCCCTGCATAACATCTGGCTGGGGAGAGGCCAGTATGGTGACAAAAGCATCATTGAGCAGGCAGAGGACTTCCTGCAAGCAAGCCGTCAGCAGCCAGTGGAGTACAGCAATCCCCATATAATCTTTGCATTCTACAACAGCGTGTCCAGTCCTATGGCAGAGAGACTCAAGGAGATGGGAATATCTGTGCGAGGAGACATTGTGGCTGTGAACTCACTGGTGGAGCCATCTACAGAAAACCAGCATCTTAGTGCCAGTGAATCAGATGACGAAGGCCCTGAACTCCTGCAGGTGACCAGAGTAGACCGGGAGAATTTAGTGGCCAGGATTGCTTTTCCTACCCAGATCAAAGTAAACGTGTGCAATAGGGTTAACTTGGACATCACTACCTTAATAACCTATGTCTCTGCTCTGAGCTATGGTGGCTGCTACTTcatcttcaaagaaaaagtgCTAACAGAGCAAGCAGCTcaagaaaggagggagagagtCTTGCCTCAGCTGGAGAATTTCATGGAGGGGAAAGAGCTCTTTGCCTGTGAATCCGCTATCAGAGATTTTCAGTCCATCTTGGAAACGCTGGGAGGACCTGGGGAGAAAGAGCGCGCTGCGTTGCTTGTTAAAAGAATTAATGTGGTGCCAGATCAGCCATCTGACCGTGCCTTAGGACTAGTGGCTAGTTCAAAAATCAACAGCCGTTCTCTAACCATTTTTGGGACAGGAGACACTTTAAAAGCCATTACCATGACTGCAAATAGTGGTTTTGTGAGGGCAGCGGCTAACCAAGGTGTCAAGTTCAGTGTTTTTGTCCATCAGCCGCGAGCAttgacagaaagcaaagaatcTGTTGCCACACCTTTACCAAAGAGCTGCCCAACTGATAATGGACTGTAAGTCATTTAATGAGTTAGTCATTGAAATATTGCAGGTGCTGCAGTGGAGGTGTTTGGAGAAATAAGAGGTGTCATAATACATTTTTGGGTGTGTATCAGTGAAAACAGTAACTGTAGCAGCGGAAGGGTTCCTCAAGGCATTTGCAATATCTTTACTCAGTTCTTGCTTTCTTTGGTCAGCTGACCATTAATTTATTCACTAAGGTAATAAGATTTCAGTAATAATTGTTAACTGGTGTACAGTATATTAATTGTATCCATCCCTATTAAAAAGTTCAGTTAAAGCACAGTTACCTTTGTGCccatgtcatttttttccttttcagagagATTAAATTCAGCACGTTAGATGGACTTCAGGCTTGACTTCTGGGGAACTTAAATCTTTCTTTCACCTATCCTGTTCAACTGAATTCTTTGTGGATTCAGTGGTACCTTGTGTAGAGACCTGTGCCTTTTTGTGTGAATGCTGTTTCCTGCAGACATGACGAGTAGCCATGAATAGAAACCAACTTAAGCCTTCCTCCTAACTTAAGCCTTCCTCCTTTTACTGGAAGGAACCCCTCTATGTATACCATGTTAGACTGAATTGGGCAACAGCTTTAaaattcccagaaaaaaaatcagttgaaaTTGGAGTTTATTGGCACTAATATGTTGTGACTCTTGGGCCAAACTGGACAGCCAGTGGTAGCAGACCAAGGAGGCAAATctgcttcccttttctctcaGCCTTTGCCCAAGTGCAAAGTCTTGCTGTGTGCAAAACCCAGCTTGAGGCTTCAGATTACAGAATCCTCCTAAACTGAACCTGCACCCAGGTAGGTTTTGGTACTAGCAAGCTGTCTGCTGAGTACTTGTGGTGAACTTGAATTTGGCTCTGTTTCTTGTGCATTACCTGAAACAAAGCCTCACTGAGTTCCTTTAGTGTTGGTGTGGTGGAGAAGTaggtttgtggggtttgttgttAAATGCTATTTTGCCCTATAGTAGAGAGAGGCTTTTTCACTGGTGTTGTAATTGCTGGTCTTACTCAAAGGGTAGAATAAAAAACAATACCCCCCCCGGACCACCAGGAGAGAGTTGCTGGTATAGAAGTTTTCCTAATGTTTTTCTGTATGCTGTAATGACAGCACTTGCTGTTTGGTATTAATTTGCACCAGGTTCCTAGTGGAAAATTTTGAGATGTCAGAATGAACCTTTTGGCCCTGAGCTATACATTTTATCAAGTCAGTGAAAGAGATACCCACAGAGTATTTTATCCGTTGTTGTTCAACAAGATAGCATTATTATGCAGTTTATATATAGTTCAGACAAAGAACATTCCCTTGCTTCTTGCTACTCCACTCTAAATTTCTTCCTACAAAGGAGCTGCAATGCTGCCCTTAGCCATAGTCTCTacctgtttctttctgtctctggtACTCTGGTATACTCCAGTGCTGGTATAAAGATACTGGCATGCCAGCAAAACTACTCTGCATGTCTCCTCCAGCTGAGTAAGCTTAACTCTGAGGAGCAAAAGTGTACTTATTGTCAGTATGACTCTTGCTCTGCTCTGTTCTTACTATGCCTGTAGAGTAACCTTTTAGGAGTTGTCGCCGATATCTACATGCTGTGTATCTTTACCTGTAACTTTTAAGAACGCAGAGGGCAGTCTGCTCTCCACCTGCCCCTCGTTT comes from the Haliaeetus albicilla chromosome 2, bHalAlb1.1, whole genome shotgun sequence genome and includes:
- the C2H7orf25 gene encoding UPF0415 protein C7orf25 homolog isoform X1, with the translated sequence MLLFIFQLKLHLSCPLIPVSFNMQLRNNVSNMSVQSLLCERIAVAKELIKRAEALSKSQKRRIEGGAKLCGKLKAELNFLHKVEAGKVAIKESHLQSTNLTHLQAIIQSAENLEDVVSVLRVFAYEDRFGDKQTLVVDVVANGGHTWVKAIGRKAEALHNIWLGRGQYGDKSIIEQAEDFLQASRQQPVEYSNPHIIFAFYNSVSSPMAERLKEMGISVRGDIVAVNSLVEPSTENQHLSASESDDEGPELLQVTRVDRENLVARIAFPTQIKVNVCNRVNLDITTLITYVSALSYGGCYFIFKEKVLTEQAAQERRERVLPQLENFMEGKELFACESAIRDFQSILETLGGPGEKERAALLVKRINVVPDQPSDRALGLVASSKINSRSLTIFGTGDTLKAITMTANSGFVRAAANQGVKFSVFVHQPRALTESKESVATPLPKSCPTDNGL
- the C2H7orf25 gene encoding UPF0415 protein C7orf25 homolog isoform X2, translated to MSVQSLLCERIAVAKELIKRAEALSKSQKRRIEGGAKLCGKLKAELNFLHKVEAGKVAIKESHLQSTNLTHLQAIIQSAENLEDVVSVLRVFAYEDRFGDKQTLVVDVVANGGHTWVKAIGRKAEALHNIWLGRGQYGDKSIIEQAEDFLQASRQQPVEYSNPHIIFAFYNSVSSPMAERLKEMGISVRGDIVAVNSLVEPSTENQHLSASESDDEGPELLQVTRVDRENLVARIAFPTQIKVNVCNRVNLDITTLITYVSALSYGGCYFIFKEKVLTEQAAQERRERVLPQLENFMEGKELFACESAIRDFQSILETLGGPGEKERAALLVKRINVVPDQPSDRALGLVASSKINSRSLTIFGTGDTLKAITMTANSGFVRAAANQGVKFSVFVHQPRALTESKESVATPLPKSCPTDNGL